In Schizosaccharomyces osmophilus chromosome 1, complete sequence, the genomic window ATTGGTTTAGCCATTTTTCATCGACGATTCCTTGATGCCTTTTTTGTCGTCAGtctttacaaaaagctCTTACAGAAAAAGGTTACGCTTGCTGATATGGAAAGTATTGATGCTGATTTTTATCGTAGTTTGAAATGGGTATTGGAAAACGATATTACGGGCATTCTCGATCTTACTTTTTCTGTTGAGGAAGATCATTTCGGAGAAGTAAGGACAATTGAATTAAAGCCTGACGGTGAAAATATTGAGGTtactgaagaaaataaaaaagaatatgtCGATTTAGTAACTGAATGGAGGATATCCAGGCGCGTAGAAAATCAATTTAATGCCTTCTACGCTGGTTTCGTGGAACTTGTGCCTCCAGATTTAGTCAGCGTATTCGACGAACGCGAGTTAGAACTATTGATTGGCGGTATATCAGACGTTGATATCGGTGACTGGAAGAGCCATACTGAGTATCGGACTTATTCCTCGTCTGACCAAGTTGTTAAGTGGTTCTGGGAGATTATTTCACATTGGAAGAATGAGGAACGTTCAATGTTGTTGCAGTTTGCGACTGGAACATCTAGGATTCCCGTGAATGGTTTTAGAGATTTACAGGGAAGTGATGGTCCTCGTAAATTTACTATTGAGAAAGCTGGATCACCGGACCAGCTTCCTGTTGCACATACATGTTTCAACAGGCTTGATTTACCCGAATATCCAACAAAAGCCAAACTTGAAGGTAAGTTGAGCTTGGCTATAGAAAATACAGTTGGATTTGGGAATGAGTAATGTATCTATAATGACGGTATGccttaaaaaataattgagATGATGATTTACAATTTTGTTGACGATAATGATTTACTGTTGAGCATGATACAAGCATTACATGTAATAGTTTTTTTAGTTGATTATGCTCGTAAAATGTATTGTCGAAAAGGCACTCTAAACATAttcaaacaagaaattattCAATGTAGTTTGATAAATATCGTTACCAAAACAAACGTctgaaaaaatcaacatTTAACAAAGTCGCTAAAATAACAGTTATGTATATACTGGCGTAACATGTTAATTATTCATTCAATCTCGCACTGACTATTGTAAATCGGGGTAATCTAATCTACAGAGGTTTAGCATGGTTTTAGTAACTGCTAGATCATTTTTAGCATCTAAAAAAGACAATGCCGGCGAGCAAGAGTTTGTTGTTATCAAAGAATTGTCTGAAGCGCCAAGCtgatttttatattatgctttggaaaatattTACTCAAACTTAATACATTATATAATTTTCCATAATCATTTAACTGTATCTTTCACGCATAGCTGAACCGGACTGATTTGGTGTTTGTGGGAGTGGTGAAATTTAACAACTTGCGTCCACTGCAggtcaaagaaaattctttgcAGTCTGGTTTATTCTCCTCAATTCTCCTGAAAGTTgtattttaaaagatgGGGAGATCCGGCGGTACCCTTAGTCGGGATTTAGAACGCAAAATATACGATCGTTTGTGTTCTCTTCGTGACACAAATCGCCATACAGAAATTGAGGAATGGCCCGTATCGACAAGGCGTGCAGTACAATTCGTTCAAGATAGAGACCTAACTTTAAGAAGGTTAAAACGTCCTATCTTGGAAAAAACTGTTGAGAAAGTTTTGGACATAATGAAGGCAGAAGACGACGAATCCTCTGCAGCGGATCAAGACGCTGTTCTAGTGGAGAGTGATCCTGAAGATTTAAATTCATCAAGGTTGATGGAAGTAAAGGTATGTTAATAGAGTTTGATATAAATACTGACAACCAATAAAGGATACGAACGTTGTGAACAAGAGCATCACCAGTCTTTGGAATACAACAAACCCTACtacagaagaagagaaaagacCAAGTAGTCAGGAAAatacaaagagaaaagatcGCCGGTCGAAGACTTCAACTAGTGCTAAACGACTTAAAAGTATTTCACTTGTTTTGCTCAAATTACCCTTCAGCTAACTAAATAAATAGGTACCGAAGCCTCAAGGGAACCACCCACTggtatttctttaaaagacGTCGGTGGCCTTGATGAATGTATAACCGAGCTACTTGAAACGGTAGCAATGCCAATTAAACACCCGGAAGTTTACCAGCACACTGGTATTCAACCCCCAAGGTTAGTTAACATTTTCATAAACTTATTTCTAACGAATATTAGAGGTGTTTTATTACATGGTCCACCTGGTTGTGGTAAAACCATGCTCGCCAACGCTCTTGCTGCTGTATGTACCATTCAAATCCGGATGATTTTTTTAACATAGTCTTTAGGAACTTGGAGTTCCCTTTCTTTCGATTTCTGCTCCATCCATTGTTTCTGGAATGTCTGGTGAATCCGAGAAAAAGGTTAGAGATGTATTCGAAGAAGCGAAATCTTTGGCTCCTTGTTTAATGTTtattgatgaaattgatgCCGTTACTCCAAAGAGAGAAAGTGCGCAACGAGAAATGGAGCGAAGAATTGTTGCTCAATTCTTAACTTGTATGGATGGTACGTTacatttttccaaaaactaTTACTAATATCACATTAGAGCtgtcttttgaaaatacaGAAGGAAAACCTGTATTGGTAATAGGTGCTACTAATCGTCCTGACTCTCTTGATAGTGCATTAAGACGGGCTGGTCGATTTGACAGAGAGATTTGCTTAACTGTTCCAAATGAGGAGTCAAGAGAGAGGTTTGTATTGTAAGCTTGACTAGTATCTAACGGAATCTAGAATTTTGCGTACGATGGCAAAGGGCCTACGTTTAAGTGGAAACTTTGACTTTCGCCAGTTGGCTAAACAGACTCCTGGATACGTGGGTGCCGACCTTAAAGCATTAACGTCTTCAGCTGGTGTTTCTGCaataaaacgaattttCAATGAACTGACtgtttcaagaaaagactCTGAAGACCCCAATGCTATGCTTACGGATCAAGAGGAAATAACAGTAGACATGGACACTGTTGATGATGATAATGAAGATATGCACATGTCTGTGATTCAAAGGTACTTAAATACCCATCCTGATCCTTTGACCCCAGAAGAATTGAAACCATTGGCCATAGGACCCCAAGATTTTGTAGAGGCTCTTACGAAGGTACAACCATCATCAAAGCGTGAAGGATTTGCTACTGTCCCTGATATTACCTGGTCTGAGGTGGGCGCTTTGAAGTCCATACGTGTAGAGTTACAGATGGCCATCGTTCAACCTATAAAAAGACCAGAACTGTATAAAAGTGTGGGTATAACGGCACCATGTGGTGTATTATTATGGGGTCCACCAGGGTGCGGTAAGACACTCTTAGCTAAGGCTGTTGCAAATGAGAGTAAAGcaaattttatttccatTCGAGGGCCTGAACTTTTGAATAAGGTACGTTCGCATACCTTCAAACATTATACTAATCTTACAGTACGTTGGTGAATCTGAAAGAGCGGTTCGTCAAGTTTTTGCTAGAGCTCGTGCTTCTTCTCCTTGtgtaattttctttgatgagTTAGATGCTATGGTTCCTAAACGTGACGACTCCTTATCTGAAGCATCGTCTAGAGTAGTCAACACATTATTAACCGAACTCGATGGATTAAATGATCGTTCCTCTGTTTATGTCATTGCAGCTACGAACAGACCTGATATCATTGATGCGGCTATGTTGCGACCTGGACGTTTGGATAAAACGTTGTTGGTTGATCTTCCTGACGCTCATGAAAGAGTGGAGATATTGAAAACCATATCGAAATCCACACCTTTAGATACAGAAATCAACTTGGAATTAATTGGTCGTGATGAAAGGTGCAGTAATTTTTCTGGTGCTGATTTGGCAGCGTTGGTCCGCGAAGCAGCGGTAACGGCTCTTCGTTCAGCAGTTTTCCAAGACATAGCTTCCAATGAGCCAGAGGTAACTCAACATTCAGCGAATGCACCAATCCGTGTAACAATGGCCGATTTTGATcttgctttcaaaaatattagACCCAGCGTGTCCGATCGTGATCGTCAAAAATATCAACGACTTGCGAAGAGATGGTCATCTGCTTCGCAAGATGTCGAATAAATATTGAGGATTTGTaaagattttttggatttaaaGGGTAAAGTGGACATCTTTCAGGAAAAAGTTGGATTTAGGTATTAGGTTTATAAATGATTGAAGGATACTAATAATTGATTAACTTTAAATTAAATGTAATTGATATGGTGACTAACGTGTATTGAATGTTGAGCATTTTGCAACATTATAGTATATACGCACGATTGACAATTTACGTATAATTATTAattataataaattaagtAGTAACTAATGATTTCTAAACAAAGATACCTAGCATCGTGAACGAGTAGACTTGTTTATTGCATCCTTGACAGACAACCTGCTAACAACCCATACACGGTTACCAAGAT contains:
- the rix7 gene encoding ribosome assembly ATPase Rix7 → MGRSGGTLSRDLERKIYDRLCSLRDTNRHTEIEEWPVSTRRAVQFVQDRDLTLRRLKRPILEKTVEKVLDIMKAEDDESSAADQDAVLVESDPEDLNSSRLMEVKDTNVVNKSITSLWNTTNPTTEEEKRPSSQENTKRKDRRSKTSTSAKRLKSTEASREPPTGISLKDVGGLDECITELLETVAMPIKHPEVYQHTGIQPPRGVLLHGPPGCGKTMLANALAAELGVPFLSISAPSIVSGMSGESEKKVRDVFEEAKSLAPCLMFIDEIDAVTPKRESAQREMERRIVAQFLTCMDELSFENTEGKPVLVIGATNRPDSLDSALRRAGRFDREICLTVPNEESRERILRTMAKGLRLSGNFDFRQLAKQTPGYVGADLKALTSSAGVSAIKRIFNELTVSRKDSEDPNAMLTDQEEITVDMDTVDDDNEDMHMSVIQRYLNTHPDPLTPEELKPLAIGPQDFVEALTKVQPSSKREGFATVPDITWSEVGALKSIRVELQMAIVQPIKRPELYKSVGITAPCGVLLWGPPGCGKTLLAKAVANESKANFISIRGPELLNKYVGESERAVRQVFARARASSPCVIFFDELDAMVPKRDDSLSEASSRVVNTLLTELDGLNDRSSVYVIAATNRPDIIDAAMLRPGRLDKTLLVDLPDAHERVEILKTISKSTPLDTEINLELIGRDERCSNFSGADLAALVREAAVTALRSAVFQDIASNEPEVTQHSANAPIRVTMADFDLAFKNIRPSVSDRDRQKYQRLAKRWSSASQDVE